TGATCAAATCAACGAAGCAACGATGCTTATCCTTGTATTTACCGTGTCCGGCACCCCTAAAAGAGAATGATAGGATAAGCtaccgactttttttttttttttttggagaaaaagcTAATGACAAGgttaatctgatttttttttcaaatgacaCATTATCttaacggtttttttttttttatgatataaaaaacttcaaacttatATTTATATGACACACTTATCCAGATTTCATTAGATAATCTTTTAGTGAAAACAATGTTGTTTATGTTTTACTTAAGCCACATGGATGTCATATCAATGCCGTTTTGCCTTCCAACATTCATGTGGGTAGATTTTTAATATTGATAGAAGGTAAATATATCATGTAAATCAAAGTCTGCGATTTTCTTGTGTTAGAGAAAAAGGTAcatggtaaatatgtcacaattgatatagtttgaaatttttgtgacttttccccctttttttttggtataatgCAACTCGGGGTgcatttggttcggtttttgaaaaaagtctttgggaaaatgtGAAAGACCTTAGGTTAAAGGTGTCTTTCATAATGTAAATAGTGTtcgtaaattgtaatttaaaaatgtattgggaaaatatttatttaaatggtatttggaaaAATCACACCTTGTTAAAGaacttttggaaattcttttattaaaaatattaaaagaaaaactggCAAAGGGCGGTTGATCACATCAGTGACGTTGCACAAGGAAAGGACATTTTCAAAACTATGAAAGTTTAGCAATAAcaaagttggaagaaaaaaatatattagcaTTTCGAAATGCTTAAAGCCCAAATACATTCAGACCTGTCTTGGCTTAAAGGCCTGTAGAGGCATTTGGAAATGCAACCCGAACCCCTCCAAAAATTTTGCTAAACAGCCATTTGCCTCAGGCCTATGAACTCTGTCTTTCAAGAGTGTTAAAACCAATCTGAGCCGGAGACGAGGAGAGGTATAAATGTGTGATTGGGTAATTCATTATGACTGACATATTTAGGTGCAAGAAGCAAGCTTAAAAGATGatcgatgatgatgataattgCTAAGCGCCAAGTTTTACGTTTGAGAAATATGTATCAACATTTGGAAGTGGAGTTTTAAACTTGAGGTTGCAATCTGGATGAAGAGCCAAAACCAACGTGACATCAGTCTAAACGAATGCAGTTCCCTCTCTTTCGTAAATGAGACCAGATTTATCACTTCGTATCGATGACTCGACTTTagtatcttcttttctttcatctctttCTAATAGTCAAATCATGATTATTCATGAGTTCAATACCCGAGATATATATAATTGAGTATATCAATATCAAAGGTTAACATGTAACATGTGATCATATTAAAACATATAGTATTTATTGCATAGCTGTAGTATGATTGAAATAATAATGACATAATATTTGAGGATTGATTAATATAATTAGCAATATAAAGATAATATCATACCATGACGGTGAAAATCTACATTCATACAATGtgtgattatattaaaataaaaaataatagtcACTATTGGTGTTATTATTATacgaatgataaaaaaaaattacaataaataaTCTAACATTGGTAAAGTAAACGGGAGAATGGAGGTTGGGGCATCTTGGAAATAACTATTACAACCACGAAGTGATAATGCACTGGTTATTACAATCTTGGTTATAACAGAGATTATGCTAATAGTTGTTACTGCAAGCAAACGCTATAACAGACAATCAATTTGTGATGGAAAATTTTCTAGGAACCTGATGCCAAGCCGATTAGCAAGGGAACATGCCTAGGACCGAATCCATCGATCTTGTTCCAGCCAACACCTAGGTTGAATTGACGCAGTTGCACACACCCTTGGAAAACTAGAATCGCCCTTTGATGAAAGTAGGTTGCAATACTGACGACACCAAGTATTTAGATGGAACAGGAGTTACAGAAGAAAAACTTCTCGATTTTGGATGAAATATGGAATGCCTATAGCTTACTTTGTGATAAACGTGGGAGCTAATGCGGAATCCGCACCGTGTGTGCCAATTCTCATTGAATATCAAAGAACGCACCTCGTTTTGCAATCCAGGGAAAGCACTAGACCTGAAGGCAGACAAATCATGTGACACGACAGAGACGCATGCCTCGGCAATCTTTTCATACATGCATGCAACAGTGGGACTACCCAAACTTGGAGAAAGCAAATCAAGGTTCCGAGGATCTTAAGGACCATGCCTATGGTAAAAAATGTATAGGCCTTCTAATGGTCGGAATGAATTATCTAGACTGATTTCAAGCAAAGAATGCTTCAGTCCCGGCATGATCGTCAACTAAACAGTTGAAATTCATTGGAAAGTAACCAACATTCCCTACAAATCCAGGCATTTTATGACAGGGTTCTCTAACTATGCACGTTCTGTTCAATAAGTACCAAGAAAGTGTCAGACACAGATTTTGCACATTTATTTCAGCGAACAAGGAATTGAGAAGCACAAGAGTTTTCATCTACACTACCTCTTTCTGGCACTAATTCTTTGGATTTCAGATTCTGGACAACCTTACAAAATTTAGCTACTAGGAAAAAAATGCATTTCCATGCAGCAATCATGTCGAATAACTACAGGAACCTTGAAATTTAGCATCGAAACAAAGGATTTCCTGTATTtacaaaagattcttacaaGGATGTAGGTTCTTTCACACAATGAGAGCCATCTGGAAGCAGTCTGTGACTTGTCGGCTTCAATCCTCCACTGCGCCAACGGTTGACAAGGGCATTCTCCAATTTCCTTACCTGCAAATTTGTTTATGCAAAAACAAAGGAGCAGCAAATATCTATTATATGCTCTGCATTCGAGAGAGAATCATTTCCATGAAAAAATCAAGAGAGCACAGTAAAAACCTAATCTTTTTTGTCTTTCACAGAACAATCTTATTAGCCTCCCACAGGGTGGGCACCCAAATCTGGCTAAACAGATTCAGATTATACTCTTTATAAACTGCATCGTTTGTGTGACAGACCCAATGTTTCTTGCCCTTCACATGCCAAAGCCATGCAATGGCGCACAAGGAAAGCATGTTATCTTGGCCTACATTAGTTTTATCTCAACTTTTGGGTCAAAAGCTATTTTTGTCACTTGTATGCTTGCAATCTCCTAAAGTTCAATCTTTAGACTTAAGTTCAAGCTTATCACCAGACTCTAAAAATATTtctcccatatcattcatcagcaattgcaagcaagaaaatattttcaaaattcagtttttcaaaattcagtttAGTCTGTTCAATAAGGGTTAGTGTTGATTGTAAgtttaacaaaagaaaatattcaaatgaaGCAGTAGAGAGAAATGGGGACTTCAAAATACCCAAGAACAAATAATCCCACTTTATCGGATCCATTTGCAAGGGAATGAAAACTTCATTGAAATGTCATCCACGTGATAAAGCAAGATGGATGAAAAGTATAAGCACATCCACTTAAGCTAAAGGGTGAAATTTATGATACAACAGTGAATGCTTTATTGCACAAAATGGATGGTGGCACCAACATGTTGAAAAAATGAGTGTTGCATGATGAGACTGCTTCAGCAAATTGATTCAAACTCAAATATAAAGAAGATTACAATGACTGCATTCCAGTAGTGTTGGTCCGGTAGCATTAAGGATGAGATGAGAAACATTTCTTAGTGTACTGGATATCTCAAAAACTTGCTCCAAAATGCAACTATACGATGGGAAAGGAAAGTCAAGAGATATAAAAGGACTTAAGGAACATAAGGAATGAATTTGAGTGGAGAAAACCTTAgtgattctttcatttattcttttcaaCAGAGATGCAAAAACTAGGTCTAGATGAAGATAAAGTCTCTCCTGCAATTAGAACCTGCTTGAATGAcaatcatctttgcaaaaatcaTTCCACATTTTGATTTCACATTCACCACTACTCTCACATGCATAATAAGCTACAAGGTTTATATCAACATTATAAAGAGAATACCAGCATATGGCAATCTCGTAACTTTCTGTAAACCATCAATTGTGCAGCAAAAGAACCCATGGGCAGTTGTATTCTAGACAAGGGGAAATGAAAAAGGGCAAGCATTTAGAGTTTTAGATGaaacccaaactaatttatttggtACTTCACATCCAATCTTTCAGTTTCTCTAGGTGGCTTGGCTGGAAATGGTTATAATTTCTAGCAAGCACCAATAGtgcatcaataaaaaaattgtacaaaCTACAAACTAACTGACCTGTCTCACAATATATGGCTCTTCAGCAAGACTAAGGGGCTGGGTTAATATAGTAAGAAATCCATTTCGATTTCCATAGACAATATCTGTGAAGGGACGATCTCCCACCTAAAAAACAGAATGACAAGTTAGGAACATTCACAGGGAAGAAACTAGAGCAACATCCAGAGCAATTCAAGTGTACTACCATTATAAGGCGTGAGGAATCACAGCCAAAGtggttttcaatttcttcagctGTTCCAGCTGGTTTCTTCACTCCTAATAATTACACAAAATACATAAATCAGGACATCAAAGCAAACACTCTTCATAAGAAAACAGAGAGTCTACATTCGTTGCCTCCCatattcaaccaaaaaagaaaaatagaatagcTAAGATTAACTTAAAGAGCTGAAATATAAGAAGTGTAAATTCCGATAAATGAAATATGTTAAACAAAGAATAATTCCTAAACGGCCAGCACCAAGGACATAGACATACTATAGCTCTAGTACCGTGttgtttataattattttaactGCCAAGATTGATCACACATGAAATCTGTACAATTGAGAAACAACATGAATGCTAGAGCCAAGTAAACTCACTGTATTGCTAAAACGTATTAAAATAACATTATAAGGTTTCTCCAAAATGTTAAGATTATATTATTAGGTTCACCCCTAGAATTTGCCTATCCTTCTCTTGGAAAAAGGATAGTACTCCCACCATTTAGTAAACTTCAATATCTTGGGAAGAGAAAAATGTATACCATGAATTAGTAGTTAGCTTTCCCATGCTGCATCCCCTCAACTACATCAGTTTCTCACGTGTGAGAGAGCTTTAAGTTCGGATCCCTTGCAAGACTTTTAGATCATGAATtcatatgttttcttttctgcttGTACCAACACTCATGTAATCCTCTGGCAATCTAGGAACCGTTTACTCCTGTTCTACGACTAACAACCATGTGGGGTTACATTTGGTGCTTAGGGTAAAATGACCAGTTAGGTGTCCTCTGCAGCTTTAGGCATGTTGAGAGCTAAATAATAACCTACGATAGGTTTTCATCCCCAATTGACTCAGATGAGATGGCAGTCATGAGCTTGCAAGAGTTTCCTTTCCATCTTAATTGAGCATGACGACCAGTGCTCTATAAGCAAAACCCAAAGTTCTCCATAGAGTTACATAACCTATCGATATTATTGGCAAAGACATTTAGCATGGATACTAGAAACCCGATCGCAAAAGTTCTCTTGAAATACTATATAACTTACTATGCCTTATAACTTTTATCCCGATTGCCCACTCGAGTGCTTTCGCTTTCGAACCATTATGGTCATATTCCAGTAACCCTGTATCACCAATTCAACAAAGACATAGACAATGCCGAACGCATTACATTCTCAAGCAATAAACAGCACAAtggctttcaaattcaaaagctTCAACCTATACTTACCAGCAGAATTGCTAAAAACGGCGATATTGTGACCGAAGACGGATTTGCATTGCTCTATCGAAGAAGCATTAGGGCCCCAGAGCTTCAACGAATAAGGCGCAGTGAGGGTATTGTCCTTGTCAAACACAACGCCCTTGAAACCCCTCCTTTGCAGCTCCGCCCAATCAATGTAGCGTATATCAGGGACAAGGACGTGCGGCAGCAACAGATGGCGGTCCCTCGCGATCACGGAAGCCGAGCAGACGATCGCCTCCAAGTTAATCCTCTGCCCGATCGCGGCCTTCACGTCCGCCCACCACATGCTCGTGAAAATTCCCCTGCGCCGTTTCTTGGCCCTTCTGTCGTCCGACCCTCGTCCCAAGGGCGGATCTTGCTCCCGTTCCCGATCCTGGGTCTCCGGCCCTTCGCCGCGCGGCTCGTCCCTCTCGGCGGAGGAGTAGGGATTCTGCAGAAAGGTGTGGTTTTGGCCCTTACCCAGATGCTGCTCCCGCTCCTCGCTGCGGCTGCTCGTGgtggcgaggaggaggaagcacGTCTCGACGAAGCCCGTCCGCGCcttggcggcgacggcgaggctaCCGGGTCGCCTCCGCCCGGGGCGAGGATGGAAGGGCGAGCGCttggggagggagggggagtaGCAACTCGAGGAGAAGGCGACACTGAAGGAGGGCGTTGGCATCTTGATGAAATTTATCGTCTTTTTTAACCCCTCTTTTGGGGCTACAAGTTATATCCTTTTTAGACCATCATTGCTTGCGGGAGCTTGGAGAGAAGGAATCTCTTTtgcccaaattttcttgggggCCGGTCGATTAACACGATGGCGCATGGGATTTAGTGGCGGATTCGCAGTGCGGCGATTCCACTTGGATTTTCAGGCCGTCGTTTCCTTTCGATTTTTGCACGAGGATATCATGCGATCTGTTAGTGTCCACTGGGGCAATCGGGAGAGGAGGGATCGTGTTAATCGCTGGGCGAGAGAAACGGACGAATAAATCTACGCACTACATTCCATGGAAAGCCGTCGAAAGGAGACGGAACGCTGATCCCTTTTCGTGTTTCGAATGGGTTCAAAAAAGTTCACGGGCTTTGGAAGTACGAGGGGATGTAGAGATGGGATCGAAAAAGCGGCTCGATGAGAGCCCGGAATAACCAAGATTCGATGGAGAAGGGAATGTCATTCTTCGGTCGTAACCAAACCCTAAGATGGACAATGCGAGTGAACCATCCCTCGACCCACTTTATTTCACTGTTGTCTTCTGTCGTAGGAAGTATTTCCATGAAATTATAACCAAAGTCAAGTGACAGAAAATGTCTCAAAAGGTGAATAATTTGCAGAGTCTTGAGCCCAATAACCACGATTCTATAGAGAAGGAATCATCTTTCTCCATTGTAAACCTAAGGTGGAAAATGCGAGAAAACCATTTCATTTCACTCTCGCCTTTTTGTCATTATAAGTATTTCCATGAAATTATGACTAAAGGCCAGTGATAGAAAGGAAATATCTCAAAAGGTTAGTA
The sequence above is drawn from the Eucalyptus grandis isolate ANBG69807.140 chromosome 11, ASM1654582v1, whole genome shotgun sequence genome and encodes:
- the LOC104425040 gene encoding phosphatidylglycerophosphate phosphatase 1, chloroplastic, which encodes MPTPSFSVAFSSSCYSPSLPKRSPFHPRPGRRRPGSLAVAAKARTGFVETCFLLLATTSSRSEEREQHLGKGQNHTFLQNPYSSAERDEPRGEGPETQDREREQDPPLGRGSDDRRAKKRRRGIFTSMWWADVKAAIGQRINLEAIVCSASVIARDRHLLLPHVLVPDIRYIDWAELQRRGFKGVVFDKDNTLTAPYSLKLWGPNASSIEQCKSVFGHNIAVFSNSAGLLEYDHNGSKAKALEWAIGIKVIRHRVKKPAGTAEEIENHFGCDSSRLIMVGDRPFTDIVYGNRNGFLTILTQPLSLAEEPYIVRQVRKLENALVNRWRSGGLKPTSHRLLPDGSHCVKEPTSL